A part of Chloroflexota bacterium genomic DNA contains:
- a CDS encoding HlyC/CorC family transporter, with protein sequence MTDSLLVWIVAAVLLGLDLLAGAVKASLSYARLPYLMSLREGREAKVDRTIDVIEKPRLRSSLRLAMAFFHFLLAGLLPMILQVYNVALDIWLVLFYLLLEMVLVNILEFLIEGVILKNTEENAIQLSALGGLINTIFSPLAGLLMGLLGENANKVTLASMTEEDLKNWVEVGQPEGSLEKGEREMIYSIFQFGDTLAKDIMVPRIDVLALDINTTLGEARSLFVHAGHSRVPVYKDTVDNVVGLLYAKDLLSVRDDDALISNHRDLLRLAYFVPEAKKVDELLAEMQSRSMHMAIVVDEYGGVAGVVTLEDIVEEIVGEIRDEYDESEELPFEQINADEYVFQGKIDLDIFNEIMGTEIATDNADTIGGYIYGQIGDVPTGGESLEASGVNLIVDEVVGRRINKVRAIKVAEHPIEKDKNHADK encoded by the coding sequence TTGACTGATTCATTGCTCGTTTGGATCGTTGCAGCAGTGCTGCTGGGGTTGGACCTTTTGGCCGGCGCGGTCAAGGCCAGCTTGAGCTATGCGCGGCTGCCTTACTTGATGAGCCTCCGCGAAGGCCGTGAAGCGAAAGTTGACAGGACAATCGATGTCATTGAGAAGCCCAGGCTTAGAAGCAGCCTGCGCTTGGCGATGGCATTCTTCCATTTCCTCTTGGCCGGGCTCCTGCCTATGATCTTGCAGGTTTATAACGTGGCTCTGGATATTTGGTTGGTGTTGTTCTATCTCCTTTTGGAGATGGTCCTGGTCAATATCCTTGAATTCCTGATTGAAGGGGTGATCCTGAAGAACACCGAAGAAAACGCAATTCAGCTAAGTGCTCTGGGTGGGTTGATCAATACGATATTCTCCCCCCTGGCCGGGCTGTTGATGGGTCTCCTGGGTGAAAACGCCAATAAGGTCACCCTGGCCTCCATGACAGAAGAAGACCTGAAGAATTGGGTAGAAGTGGGCCAGCCAGAAGGGTCGCTCGAAAAGGGTGAACGGGAGATGATCTATTCCATCTTCCAGTTTGGCGATACCCTGGCCAAGGATATCATGGTGCCCCGCATTGACGTTTTGGCATTGGATATCAACACAACTTTGGGTGAGGCGCGGTCACTCTTCGTCCACGCTGGACACTCTCGGGTGCCGGTTTATAAAGACACTGTGGATAATGTGGTCGGCTTGCTCTATGCCAAAGACCTGTTGAGTGTTCGTGACGATGACGCCCTGATCTCTAACCATCGGGACCTCTTGCGCCTGGCCTATTTTGTGCCGGAAGCGAAGAAGGTTGATGAACTGCTGGCAGAAATGCAATCCCGCAGTATGCATATGGCGATTGTGGTTGATGAATACGGCGGTGTGGCTGGTGTCGTGACCTTGGAGGACATCGTCGAGGAAATCGTCGGTGAAATTCGGGATGAATACGATGAGAGCGAAGAGCTGCCCTTTGAGCAGATCAACGCGGATGAATATGTCTTCCAGGGCAAGATCGACCTTGATATTTTCAATGAGATCATGGGCACCGAGATCGCCACAGATAACGCTGACACCATTGGTGGGTATATCTATGGGCAGATCGGTGATGTTCCTACTGGTGGTGAGAGTCTCGAAGCTAGCGGTGTGAATTTAATCGTGGATGAGGTGGTTGGCCGCCGGATCAATAAGGTCCGGGCAATCAAAGTGGCGGAGCACCCCATTGAAAAGGATAAGAATCATGCTGACAAATGA
- a CDS encoding cytidine deaminase, which translates to MLTNEEKQALIDKAVHAYHKAYAPYSKYSVGAALVAESGKIYDGANIENAVYPVTVCAERVAIFKAVSEGERSFSTLAVVTKNGGTPCGSCRQVMAEFNPHALVLIANLKGELVGEYRVHELLPSAFGDGDLEEARE; encoded by the coding sequence ATGCTGACAAATGAAGAAAAACAGGCCCTGATTGATAAAGCTGTTCACGCCTATCATAAAGCATATGCCCCCTATTCGAAATATTCTGTCGGCGCTGCTTTGGTGGCCGAATCCGGCAAGATCTATGATGGCGCCAATATTGAGAATGCCGTTTACCCGGTGACAGTTTGTGCTGAGCGGGTTGCGATCTTCAAAGCTGTCTCTGAAGGCGAGCGATCTTTCTCGACTCTGGCTGTGGTGACCAAGAATGGCGGCACGCCCTGCGGTTCCTGCCGCCAGGTGATGGCGGAGTTCAATCCGCATGCGCTGGTGTTGATTGCTAACCTGAAAGGCGAGTTGGTTGGGGAATATCGGGTGCATGAGTTATTACCTTCCGCTTTTGGTGACGGTGACCTTGAAGAAGCACGCGAATAG
- the recO gene encoding DNA repair protein RecO, whose translation MSPREIRSYRTQAIILGHIEYGEADRILKVFTFQKGKITAIAKGVRRIRSRKAGHLEPFTRVTLLLAKGRNMDIVTQAETVDNYSGLREDLQRIGYASYVVEVLDRFTYEEGQNVAIFRLLANTLKRLEAHPNPATVVHYYELRLLDLVGFRPQLFECVDCGKPVQAVDQFFSPLAGGVACPHCGRARPEAWSIGVDTLRYFRHLQRSNWDQVAGIEIPSAIEPVLADLIQRYISYILERQLNTPHFIKEIQRNNKNGEI comes from the coding sequence ATGTCTCCTCGAGAAATCCGTTCCTACCGCACCCAGGCCATCATCTTGGGCCATATCGAATATGGTGAAGCTGACCGCATCTTGAAGGTGTTCACCTTCCAGAAGGGGAAGATCACCGCGATAGCCAAGGGCGTCCGGCGCATCCGCTCCCGCAAGGCCGGTCACCTGGAGCCTTTCACGCGGGTCACGTTACTTTTGGCAAAGGGACGCAACATGGATATTGTGACCCAGGCCGAGACGGTGGATAACTACTCTGGCCTGCGGGAGGATCTGCAGCGGATTGGCTACGCTTCCTATGTGGTGGAGGTGCTGGACCGGTTTACTTATGAAGAGGGGCAGAATGTCGCCATCTTCCGTCTGTTGGCCAACACCCTGAAACGCCTTGAAGCCCATCCTAACCCGGCGACCGTGGTGCATTATTACGAACTACGGCTGCTGGATTTGGTCGGTTTCAGGCCGCAGCTTTTTGAATGCGTGGATTGCGGTAAGCCGGTTCAAGCTGTGGATCAATTCTTCTCGCCCCTGGCTGGTGGGGTGGCTTGTCCGCATTGCGGCAGAGCCCGTCCGGAGGCCTGGTCAATTGGTGTCGATACCCTGCGCTATTTTCGCCATCTTCAACGCTCCAATTGGGATCAAGTGGCGGGGATTGAAATTCCTTCTGCCATTGAACCCGTACTCGCGGATCTGATCCAGCGCTATATCTCATATATTTTGGAAAGACAGCTCAATACGCCGCATTTCATTAAGGAAATCCAAAGGAATAATAAAAACGGGGAGATTTAA